A genomic region of Serinus canaria isolate serCan28SL12 chromosome 1A, serCan2020, whole genome shotgun sequence contains the following coding sequences:
- the BMT2 gene encoding S-adenosylmethionine sensor upstream of mTORC1, giving the protein MEAAPQPRPRPGGAAATPPPPPEQERKLEQEKLSGVVKSVHRRLRKKYREVGDFDKIWREHCEDEETLCEYAVAMKNLADNHWAKTCEGEGRIEWCCSVCREYFQNGGKRKALEKDEKRALLASKTTPALNVPQTPKIEDPLPNFGLTNHEAVTEEFLHSLGKIRLLDVGSCFNPFLKFEEFLTVGIDIVPAVESVYKCDFLNLQIQQPLQLAQDAIDAFLKQLKNPIDSLPGELFHVVVFSLLLSYFPSPYQRWICCKKAHELLVLNGLLLVITPDSSHQNRRAMMMKSWKIAIESLGFKRFKYSKFSHMHLMAFRKTSLQTTSDLVSRNYPGMLYIPQDFNSIEDEEYSSTACYVRSDTEDEQLAYGFMELPDAPYDSDSGESQSSSIPFYELEDPILLLS; this is encoded by the exons ATGGAGGCCGctccgcagccccggccccggcccggcggggccgccgctACCCCACCGCCACCCCCGGAGCAGGAGCGGAAGCTAGAGCAGGAGAAGCTGTCGGGGGTGGTGAAGAGCGTCCACCGGCGGCTGCGCAAGAAGTACCGGGAAG tGGGAGACTTTGATAAGATCTGGCGTGAGCACTGTGAGGATGAGGAAACTCTGTGTGAATATGCTGTGGCAATGAAAAACCTTGCAGATAATCACTGGGCAAAAACTTGTGAAGGGGAAGGCCGAATTGAATGGTGTTGCAG tgtATGCCGAGAATATTTTCAGAAtggtggaaaaagaaaagcacttgagaaagatgaaaaaagagcACTTCTTGCTTCTAAAACCACTCCAGCTTTAAATGTTCCTCAGACTCCCAAGATTGAAGATCCTTTGCCAAACTTTGGCTTGACAAATCATGAAGCTGTGACAGAAGA GTTCCTTCACTCCTTGGGAAAAATCAGATTACTTGATGTTGGTAGCTGCTTTAATCCATTTCTGAAGTTTGAAGAATTTCTGACAGTTGGCATAGACATTGTTCCAGCTGTTGAG AGCGTATACAAATGTGACTTCCTAAATCTTCAAATTCAGCAACCTCTTCAACTGGCACAAGATGCTATAGATGCCTTTCTTAAGCAACTGAAAAATCCCATTGATTCTCTACCTGGAGAACTGTTCCATGTTGTTGTTTTCTCACTCCTTCTTTCTTACTTTCCATCACCCTATCAACGATGGATATGCTGCAAGAAGGCCCATGAACTTCTCGTATTAAATGGCTTACTGCTGGTAATAACTCCTGATTCATCTCATCAGAATCGCCGGGCTATGATgatgaaaagctggaaaattgcCATAGAGTCCTTGGGTTTTAAACGCTTCAAGTATTCCAAGTTTTCTCACATGCACCTGATGGCATTTAGGAAAACTTCCCTGCAAACAACAAGTGACTTGGTTAGCAGGAACTACCCAGGGATGTTGTATATCCCACAGGATTTCAACAGTATAGAGGATGAGGAGtattccagcactgcctgctaTGTGCGGTCAGACACAGAAGATGAACAGCTAGCTTACGGTTTTATGGAGCTCCCTGATGCTCCCTATGACTCAGACTCTGGAGAAAGCCAGTCTAGTTCTATTCCTTTCTATGAGCTAGAAGATCCTATATTGCTTCTAAGTTAA